From the Devosia sp. FJ2-5-3 genome, the window CGGGATCATCGGGGCCAATGAGCTGGATATCGTTGCGGCTGCGGAGGAATTCGAGCAGCGGGGCGGCGAGGGCTATTTCCTGCGCGCGCATTGCGGCGTGGGCGCGACGGAAGGGATTTTCGCCCTCAACTGATGTTCCGGCGATATCGGCGACGGCTTCAAGGTAATCGACGATGCCGGCGCTGGCGGCGATCTGGGCGTGGTCCGGGCCTGCCGGGGTCAGGCGATAGCGCGGCTTGATATCGTTGAAGAAATGCCCCTGGTTCGGCAATTGTGCCGCGAGGTCAGGGCGGATGGCCATGACGCCCTGGTGGGGGCCATAGGTCTTATAGGCCGAGAAAAAGTAGATGTCGGCGCCCAGCGCAGCGAGATCGGGCAGGCCATGGGGAGCATAGCTGACACCATCGACGGCGAGGACGGCCCCCAGCGCGCGGGTGCGAATGGCCACTTCGGAGACAGGGTTTATTTCGCCGACGATGTTGGAACACTGGGTCATGGCGACGAGACGGATCTTGTCGTCGAGCAGTGCATCCAGCGTGTCGAGCGACAATTGGCCGGTGCGGGGATCGACGCCCCATTCGCGCACCTCGACGCCGTGCTGGGCGAGACGGCGCCAGGCCCCGGTATTGGCCTCGTGGTCCTGATTGGTGACGACGATGGCATCGCCCGGCTTCAGCCAGCCAGAAAAGGCGTGGCCGAGGACATAGGTGTTGGCGGAACTCGAGGGGCCGAAATGGATCCAGTCGGTCGAGACATTAAGGGCCTCTGCAATGCGCGCATAGGCCAGGTCCATCGCCTGGCCTGCCGCGATCGAGGCCGGGTAGGCGCCATAGGGCTGAAGCTTGTTGGCGCGATAATAGGTGTCGAGGCGATCGAGCACGGGCCTTGCGGTGTAGGAGCCGCCCGCGTTTTCGAAAAAGGCCTGGCCGGAAAGGCCAGGTTCGGAAAAGGCGGGGAACAGAGCGCGAATACGCGCCGGGTCGAGGGGCAGGGTGGTCATGCGCGGTCCGTCTACGGTTTTCCGAACGGTATGGCAGGCGCATGAAAAAGCAAAGCCCGGGACATGCCTGCGGCCGCGAATATGCGCAGGAGAATGTCACCCTGCGAACAAAAGCCGAGACGAGAGGCTGTCTAGCTGGCGATATAGTCGCGCAACGCTTCGGCTTCGTGCTCGACTTCCTCGATCTTGATCTTGACCACATCACCTATGGAGACGATGCCGACAAGGCTCGTGCCGTCGAGAACTGGCATGTGCCTCACGCGGCGACGGGTCATGCGGTCCATAATGTGGTCGATCGGCGTATCGCGGGTGCAGGTGACGAGATCGGCGGTCATGATCTGGCGTACCGAGCGGGCGAGGGCAGCGGCCGGGTCGGTGCCAAGCTGGCGGACGATGTCGCGCTCGGACAGGATGCCGACAACGGTGTCGCCACTGCCGGTGATGACGAGGGCACCAATATTGTGGGCGTTGAGCATGGCGACGGCCTCAGCCAGCGTCGCGGTTTCGGGCAGGGTGAAAACCGTCGTGCCTTTGGCCTGCAGGATGGTCTCGACATACATGGTCATATCCTCCTTGCTGGAAGGAGTGTGCGCCCGCCATGGGAGTGGCGCAAGTCACCAAAAGTCGAGCAAAAAAAGGCCGGCAAAATGCCGGCCAGTCAGTCAGGGAGGTCGGAGAAAAGGCAGGCGAAACCGCTAGTTGCGCCCCTGCCAATGCGTCTGAAGGGAACGCTTCGCCGGCGTTTGAACCGGGATGCGGCCGCGCCAGATGAAGCGGGCGGCTTCGAAAAGCAGGGCCATCAGCAAGAGCGTCACAGGGACCATGAACACGGCGATCTGGGCGTCTGGCTGGCTGGCAATATTGGCCGCCACGGCCGGCGTAACACCGCCCAGGAGGGCGACAGAAGCCGCGCCAAGCCCGACCAGGCTGGAGCCGAGCGCTACGGCGAGGCGGACTTTCTTGCGACGTGGTGTGGCTTTGGAAGGCTGCATGGGACTGAAACTTTTAATCACTTCCGATGCTGGCAATAAACCATCCGAATAGGGTTCGACTAAGGAGGCCGAGCGGCAATTTGGGGGCAGAAGTGTGGCCGTTCGACCTTATGGGTTAGCGAAATGTTACCATTTGGCGCCGGAAAATGCTGTTCAGAGCGGAAAGGGCGAGGGCCATTGAGATGGGATGGCCGGTGCGCGGGGGGCGCTTTTCCTCGCTCTCCTTGCTCTCCTCGGGCCCGGCGTGGTCCCAGGTGTCGTGGTAGATTGTCTTGAAGAGATAGCTGGCGGGTATCATTTTCAACTCCTCATTCGGCTACATGTTGAATCGATTCAAAGCGAGGGTGAATGCCTTTCTTGAATCGGTTCAATATTGCGCCGTGGCAGGTGGGAGTCAAGCAGAAATTGAACCGATCCAAGAATTGACCTAAGCTGGGTGCGAACGGAGTAATGGCATGGCCGAAAAGGAACTGGTGCGGCTGCGGGACGTGGCGCGGGAGGCCGGGGTTTCACAGGGCACGGCATCAAATGTGTTCAACCGTCCGGAGGTTGTCCGCGAAGAAGTGCGCGAGCGCGTTTTGAAGGCTGCCGGCAAGCTGGGATATGGCGGGCCGAGCGTTGCCGGCCGGCTGCTGCGGGCCGGACGGGTCAATGCGGTGGGGGTCGCGGCGATCGAGCCGCTGAGCTATTTCTTCGAGGATCTGTGGGCGCGGCATCTGCTGGCCGAGATTTCCGAAATCTGCGACGCGCAGGGCGCGGGCGTGGCACTGGTGTCGGCGCAAAGTGACGAGCGGCTGGACTGGAACATCGGTTCCGCCGTGGTGGATGGGTTCATCCTGCTTTGCGTCGAGGGCGGAGAGCGTCTGGTCGAGATCACGAGGGCGCGCAGGCTTCCCTTTGTAGCGCTGGCCATCGGGGCGGCAGATCAGACCATCCCTGCCATCGGGGTCGACAATGTCGGCGGTGCGCGCCTGGCGGCGGAGCATCTCATCGGCCTTGGCCATCGGCGGCTCGCCATCCTCTCCACCCAGCTCGATGACGATCTCGTCGGTCCGGCAAGCGAGGCGCAGATGCGGGCGGCGAAATACTCGACCTCCAGGGACCGGGCCTTCGGCTATTGGCAGGCCATGGAGGCTGCGGGGATCGACATCGCCAGCGTGCCGATCATGGTGACGCAGGAAGACGCCGGGAGCACGCAGGAGAGCATGGCGGCGCTGTTCGGCAGCGGGGAGCGGCCGAGCGCTATTCTTGCCATGTCGGACAAGATTGCCATGTGGGCGGTGGACTGGCTGATCCGCAACGGGCTGAGCGTGCCGGGCGACGTGTCTGTCGTCGGCTTTGACGGCGTGCCCGAATCTGCGGTGGCAACGCCCAAACTGACCACGGTTCAGCAGCCCATGAAGGACATTGCGCGGTTGGCGGTTGAGGCCGCTCTCGGAGGCGAGCAGGTGGAGGGCCGGCGTATATTGCCCGCCGCACTCGTGGTGCGCGAGACGACGGCGCCACCCCGCCAATAGGCCTTCCCGCGGGCGGCGCCATGCAATACACAAATGCCGTCCAATTCTCCGGAGGCTTTGATGGGTTTTCTTTCTGATGCACTCGCGCGCGTGGCGCCGTCGGCGACAGTGGGGATCACCCAGAAAGCGCGCATGATGGCGCAGGAGGGCAAGGACATCATTGCGCTCTCGGCCGGGGAACCCGATTTCGACACGCCACTGCATGTGCGCGACGCCGCCAAGGCGGCAATGGACGAGGGCAAGACGCGCTACACCAATGTCGACGGCATCCCCGAACTCAAGGAAGCGGTCGCCCGCAAGTTCAAGCGCGACAATGGCCTCGACGTGACTGCTGCGGACTGCTTCATCTCCTCGGGCGGCAAGCAGATCATCTTCAACGCGCTGATGGCGACGCTCAATCCGGGCGACGAGGTCGTGGTGCCGGTTCCCTATTGGGTCAGCTATCCCGAGATCGTACGTCTCTGCGGGGCCGAACCGGTGTTCGCCGTGGCGGATGCGGCGAGCGGGTTCAAGCTGACGCCGGTTGCGCTGGAAAGGGCGATCTCGCCCAAGACCAAGTGGCTGATCCTCAATACGCCGTCCAACCCGACGGGCGCGGCCTATACGGCTGACGAGCTCCGCGGGCTGGCCGATGTGCTGCTGCGCCATCCTCATGTGCACATCCTCACCGACGATATCTACGAGGTCCTGGTCTACGACGGCGGCACCTTTGCCACCATCGCCCAGGTCGAGCCGGCGCTGCAGGCGCGCACGCTGACCATGAACGGAGTGTCGAAGTCCCATGCCATGACCGGCTGGCGCATCGGCTATTGCACCGGACCGCGGCCCTTGCTGGCGGCGATGACGAAGCTTCAGAGCCAGTCGACGACCAATCCCTCCTCGATCTCGCAATGGGCGGCCGTTGCGGCACTGGATGGCCCACAGGAATTCCTCGCCGAGTGGCGCGACGTGTTCCAGGGGCGGCGCGATCTGGTGGTTGCGGGCCTGAATGCGGCCAATGGTGTTGAATGCCTGACGCCGCAGGGGGCGTTTTATGTGTTCCCCTCGTGCAAGGGGCTTCTGGGCAAGACCAGTGCGGGCGGCAAGCTGATCGCCAATGACGAGGATTTCGTCATGGCGCTGCTGGAAGAAGCAGGGGTGGCGCTGGTGCATGGCACTGCGTTCGGCCTGCCGGGGCATTTCCGGCTGAGCTATGCGGCGGCGAATGCAGAGCTTGAAGAAGCGGTGCGGCGCATCCAGGCGTTCTGTGGCGGGGTGAAATAATGGCGATCGCCGTATCGCTTCTCTTCGACCCCGAGGTCGACGGCGCGGTACGGCGTGTCTGGCAGGCGCTGGCAGACAGTGGCATCTGCAGCGCCATGGACAATCTTGGCTATGCCCCGCATGTGTCGCTGATCGTCTCGGACGATGATGATCTGGCCACTTCGCTCAGCGGCGCCATTGATGCAATGGCAGGCGAGCGAGGACTTGACCTGTCGCTTGGGCCTGCCCGGCAATTTCCCGATACGAGCATCGTCTGGCTTGCCTGCGACGGCGGGGCAGCGCTTTTCGACCTCCAGCAGCGGATCGCCGACGTCGTGCCGGTGGATCGTATCCGTCCCCATTATCGTCCTGGCCAGTGGACGCCCCATGTCACGGTCGAAATGGCGGGCGATGCCGCAGAGGGCCTGCGGCTCGCAAACCAGCTTTGGCCGGAGGTTCGGAAAGCACGTTCCGTGCGATTGGAGCTGGCCCAGTTCATGCCGGTCCGACCGCTCTCAGGCGTGGATCTTGCCGATTAACTTCCCAGAAGGCCGGCGAGGCCGCTGGATTTGGCTGTGGGGCCGCTGGCGCCGAGTTCGGTGAACATCTGCATGAGCTTGCTGGAGGTGTTGTAGTTGGCGATTGCGGCTTCGTAGAGCTTGTCGGACCAGCCGGCGGCCTGGCGCTCCTCGGGGCTGAGCGAGGAGAAGGCGGCGATGACGTTCTGGCTGAAGGCGCTGGGGTCGCCCGACTGGCCGGCGGATTTGAGGCCGGCCATCAGCGCCGCGCTGGACTTGGTCCGCAAGGTCGATTGAGCGGCCTTGATCTCGTCGGTGCTGAACTGGCCGCCCTCGTTGAGGACGATGGCCGAGAGCGAACGGCTCGACAGATCCGAGAGGTCGATGAGCGCGCCGCGCGATGAATAGGGATTGAATGTGGGTGTCTTGCCCGCCGCCTGTGCGTCGGCATAGCGCTTGTCGAGCACGGCGCGGGCATTGGCGGCAAGGGTGACCATGCTCTGCTGGCCGGTGGCGTCCTTGGCCTCGACAAGGGCGATATAGAGGGCGACGGGATCATCTTCGCCGGCATCGGGGAACCGCTTTGGATCGGCCTGCAATTGCTTGAGGCCTTCGGTGAGGGCGTCCCGGCCGGCCTTCCAGTCGGCGCTGGCTTTTTCCTCGGGGCCGAGAGTGTCGAAATAGCTGGCGGCGGCCTTATAGAGGCCGGTGAAGTCGCCGGTCACATCGGCGATGGCGAGGGGGCCGGCCAAGGCGGCTTCCAGGCGGCGCTGCATTTCAAGGGTTGCGGCCTCGCTCTCATCCGCCTTCGAATTCTTGTCGCTGGCCAGGGCATAGAGCTCGCGTGCATCAAGGCTCGAGAGATCAAGCGCCAGTTCGTCGCCCTCGAGGGGTGAGGTGCGGCCCACTTCCTCGAGCAATTTGGCGAGCTTGGCCCGAGCATCGCTGACCACTGTCAGGAGATCGCGCTCGGCGAGGGCGGCGCGGGCCGCATCGGATAGAGTGACGGAAGTTGCTGCGGTGGTCGCCGCGCCTGTGGCCGCCGTGCCGGCCTTGCTGGCCGCGGACGAATAGGACGTGCTCGTATAGCTGGAATAATAGGTGGAGGTGACGGCGACCATGGCAAAGCTCCTTGCTGAAAATGGTTAAGCAAGTGTTGTGCCGAAAAATTATCTTTTGATTTCAATGGCGAGGGAGGTCGGGGACGGAGGCGTCGGCAAAGTTTGCCGGGCTGATTCTGCCGAAACCCTGAAATAAAGAAGCCCCGCCCGAGGGGATGGGCGGGGCTAGAGGTCTTTAGCAAGAGCTTCCGACCTTGGAGGAAGCGGGTCACCACGATCCCGCTTTCGCGCGAAATATGCGACGTTCTGAAGCGGCGCACAAACGCGCAATGGGAAGTGCTGCCATGCAGATTCGCGCCGCTCGCTGTTTCGTTGCGCAGGCGAAATGCTCGATTTGTTTTTCCGGACCGCGGGTGGTGCAGGCAAAAAAAGAGGCTCCAACCGAAGTTGGAGCCTTATGATAGGGCCGAAGCCAAATCGAGAGTTTTGGCCCCGCGCAAGGGAGGAGGATATGCGCAGAACCGGTGGGCCCCAGCCGAGGGAGGAGGATACGGCTGAAACCCGGTGCCGAGCGTCGCGGGTCCTAGGGAGGAGGAGAAGGAGCGGCGTCGCGTCGACAAGGAGCAATATAGATTTTGACCGTCTGGTCAGCAATGCAGAAGTGAGCATGTCAGCTATGCATTAGGCACAGCGTCAATCTGTCCATTTCTTAGGCAGATTGTCGCACCCCTCTCCTGGCGGTGAAAAAGCGGCGCGAGGGAGGTGGGGGCGGGGAGAGAAAAAAAGGGCTCCAACCGAAGTTGGAGCCCGATGATCGGCAGGCCAGATCAAAGATGATCGGCAGATCCAGATCGAAAGTGGGGCAGAAGGGCAAGGGAGGAGGAGTATGCCATTCTGCCAAGAGCCTTGGATCAGGGAGGAGGAGAGATCCGCAACTCAGTGTCGCGATACAGAGTTCCGAGGGAGGAGGTTCGGAAGAACGTCTCAGCGACACGCCCTATATGTACTCTACCAGTTCAGTAGGCAATAGGCGCCGTCACATGTCAGCTATGCAAATTCGCATGGCACAAGACAAAAAAATGGCTCCGCCCGAGGGGAGAGCGGAGCCACCAGGGTCGCGAGCCAAAAGCCCGCTAGGAGGGAACGCAGCGCGTTGCAAGGGAGGAGGGAGAAAACAAGCGCGCTGTGATGTGCTGCATATATGGGCGGGATGCCTATTCGCCAACCAGTCCACTGACATGTCAGATATGCGCCTCTCGCATGGCGGACGAAATAGGCAAGCAAAATCAAGGATTAGATGGCCTAGAACTGCGAAGTTTGCCGCGCATATTTCTTGTGCGCGCCCGATCTCAACATTGCCAAAGTCTTAATCAGCGATTGCCCGAGCTAGGTCGCTCACGAGAGGCGGGACGAAGCAGATCAGGGCGCGTGGGTGAAAGCGGCCAGGGTCGCTTCGAGAAGCCCCAGATGCTCGATCCGGGCATAGCGCGGGGATGCCGGCGGTTCCTCGGCGTGCTCATAGGACCAAGTGAGGTCGTGTGGCACATAGACGCCGAAGGCACCGGCTTCGAGGGCCGGAAGGATATCGGAGCGCAGGGAATTGCCGACCATGACGGTGTGCTCAGCACCTTCGGTATGGCGGGCGAAGAGGCGCTCATAGGTGGCTGCGGTCTTGTCTGCGACGATTTCGATGGCGGCAAAATAGTCGGCAAGCCCGGAGGCGGCGAGCTTGCGCTCCTGGTCGAAGATATCGCCCTTGGTGATCAGGATCAGCCGATAGTCGCGTTCGAGGCCGGCCAGCGCCTGATCGACATAGGGCAGGGTTTCGATCGGGTAGGTCAGCAATTCGCGGCCGGCGGCGAGGATTTCGGCAATGACCGTGCCGGGGACGCGATGTTCGGTGACCTCAAGGGCCGTTTCGACCATGGAGAGGGCAAAGCCCTTCATGCCGAAACCGTAAAAGCGCAGATTGCGCTTGGTGGATTCGATGAGGCGCTCAACCAGGTCCGGCGCGTCGGTATAGGGCGCCAGAAGGGCGGCGAAGCGCTGTTCTGTCAGGCGGAAATAGCGCTCGTTTTGCCACAACGTATCATCGGCATCGAAGGCGATGGTGGTTATGCGGGGCAAATCAGAACGACCATTCCCGTGCCTTGGAAACGAGGAAGTCGCGGAAGACGCCGACGCGCTTGGAATTCTTCAAGGCCGGTGGATAGACGAAATAGGCCTCGTAGGCGGGCAGCTCGATCTCGGGCAGGACCTGGACGAGACCGTCTTCCTTTTCGGTCACATAGGCAGGCAGCATGGCGACACCGATGCCGGCGCGGCAGGCCTGCATCATGCCATAGATGGCGTTGACCTTGAGCACGGCGCGGCGCGGGCTGGAATCGGGACGGCCGAGGCGCTCGAGATAGTTGATGTCGCCGAGATAGGACGGGACCGGCTCGCCGAAGCTGATGATGCGGTGCTCGTCCAGGTCGTCAACGGCCTTGGGCATGCCGTGATCTTCGATATAGGAGGAGCTGGCATAGAAATGGTTGTGCACGGTGAACAGCTTGCGCTGGATCATCTCGGACTGGTTGGGCCGGTGCAGCCGAATGGCCACGTCGGCCTCGCGCATGGCGAGGTCGAGTTCGGCGTCATTGAGGCGGATTTCGAGCTGGATCAGCGGATAGAGCTGCAAGAACTCATCGAGTCGCGACGATAGCCAGGTCGAGCCGATGCCGACCGTGGTGGTGACGATGAGCGGGCCAGTGGGTTCGTCCTGGCTCTCGGACATCTGCGTCTCGACCTGCTGCAATTCCCAGTGCATGCGATGGGCGGTGCGGAACAATTGTTCGCCCACCTCGGTGAGCACCAGGCCGCGTGCATGGCGGATGAAAAGCTTGAGGCCCAGATCGTCCTCGAGCGCCGAGATCTGCCGGCTGACGGCAGACTGGCTCATGCCCAGCTTTTCGGCAGCGTGGGTGAAAGAGCCCGACTCAGCGGCGGTGTGGAAAATCCGGAGCTTGTCCCAGTCGAGCATTTTCATTGACGCTTTCTTTGTGCTGATCAGCCGGGTGAAGGAACTCGCCCCGCCTTAGACGACAGACGGGAAGTCATTGTGACGGTTTGAAGTTTTACCCCGGACATGCTGTCGCAGCCTATTCCGCAGCTTCGGCAAGTTCATGTTCGGCAAGGAAGCGCTCGGCGTCGAGCGCAGCCATGCAGCCCATGCCTGCGGCAGTGACGGCCTGTCGATAGACGTCGTCAGTGACGTCGCCGGCCGCAAAGACGCCGGGGATATTGGTTTCGGTGGTGCCGGGCTTCACCTGCAGATACCCGCCCGGCTTCATGTCGAGCTTGCCGGCAAAGATCGACGTTGCCGGTGCGTGGCCGATGGCCACGAAGATGCCGTCGATCGGCTGGTCATAATTCTCGCCGGTGACCCGGTTGTGCAGGCGGACCGTATTGACCGAGGGCGGCATCGGCGCGCCGCCGACTTCGACAACTTCGGTGTTCCAGCGCACTTCGATTTTCGGGTTCTTGAACAGGCGATCCTGCAGGATGCGCTCGGCGCGGAATTCGTCGCGGCGATGCACGACGATGACCTTTTCGGCGAAATTGGTGAGGAAGAGCGCTTCCTCGACGGCCGTGTTGCCGCCGCCGACCACGAGGACCTGCTTGCCGCGATAGAAAAAGCCATCGCAGGTCGCACAGGCGGAAACGCCAAAGCCCTGGAATTTCTGCTCGGAGGGTAGGCCCAGCCATTTGGCCTGGGCGCCCGTGGCGATGATGATGCTGTCTGCCGTGTAACTTGTGCCGCTATCGGAGGTGAGCACGAAGGGACGACGATCGAAATCGACATGGGTGATGATGTCGTTGACGATCTTTGTGCCGACATGCTCGGCCTGCGCCTTCATCTGCTCCATCAGCCAGGGGCCCTGGATGACGTCGGCAAAGCCGGGATAGTTCTCGACATCGGTGGTGATGGTGAGCTGGCCGCCGGGCTGGAGGCCCTGGATCATCACGGGTTCGAGCATGGCGCGCGCCGCATAGATGGCCGCCGTATATCCAGCAGGACCGGAACCGATGATGATGACTTTCGCGTGCATCGCGACAGGTCTCCGTAAGACAAAGGAATTATCCCTCGCCCCTAGTTAAGGGGCGAAGCAGGGAGGTTTCAAGGCGCTGTGTGAACCGGGTGGCAGACAATGACCCGTTTATGCGCGAAAGACACAGAAGAAAGGGGCCGAAGCCCCAATCCGGGTGTCAGATATAGCGCACCTTGAGGATTTCGTAGCTGCGCGAGCCGCCGGGGGCAGCCACTTCAAACGAATCGCCCACGGACTTGCCTATCATGGCGCGCGCAAGCGGGGAGGAGATCGAGATACGGCCGGCCGACGCGTCGGCCTCGGGATCGCCCACGATCTGGTAGGTCTTTTCTTCCTCGGTGTCCTCGTCGATATAGGTGACGGTAGCGCCGAACTTGACCGTGGTGCCGCTCAGCTTGCTGACATCGATGATATCAGCCAGGGCAAGGATGGTCTCGAGCTCCTTGATGCGGCCTTCATTGAGGCTCTGCTGCTCCTTGGCGGCGTGATATTCAGCATTCTCCGAAAGATCGCCATGCGCGCGGGCTTCTGCGATCGCTTCGATAATGCGGCGCCGTTCGGTTGCAGTGCGGTGTTCGAACTCAACGCCCAGGGCCTTGTGGCCCTGAACCGTCATCGGGATCTTGTCCATATCGTCTCGCCTCCAGTGGGCTCGGCAAAGAAATCCGGCGCGCCACGGCATCTCTGAAGAGAAACACCATGACGCGCCACGAATGAGTGTGGGCTGGCGCGCACCTGTCGGGCGCATCCAGCATGTTGTCCCCTCGCCAAACTGCGTTCGGCCTCCGCTTCACGACAAGTTTTTAGGAAGACATGCGCAACTTGCCCGCACGGCGCGTTCCGGTCAAGCGGATGTGCGCAACAGGAGATAGGCTGATCCTGTCGCCGTTCAAGATGTCGGATCAAATAGTGGAAGGGACGTTCATGACAATCTCTGGCTTTGGAACGCCTGTGGCAATTTTACTGGCTGTTGTCGTCAGCCACGGGTCGGCCGTGGCCCAGACCATCGACAGCAGTGCCGGCCCGCTGACGGCCAATGTTGTGGCAGAGGGCCTCGATCATCCCTGGGCACTGGGGTTTCTCGATGATGGCAGGTTCCTCGTGACCGAACGCAGCGGGCAATTGCGCATCGTCGATGATGGCGTGGTCGGTCCGCCGATCGAGGGCGTGCCCGAGGTGGTTGCGGTCGGGCAGGGCGGTTTGCTGGACCTGGCGCTGGCACCCGATTTTGCAACGAGCGGACGGATTTTTCTCACCTTCGCCGAACCGGCGGCGAGCGCGGGCCTGCAGCGCGGCACCGGGACGGCAGTTATGGCGGCGCGACTTGTGCTGGAGGGCGATGGTGGCCGGCTGGAGGACCAGGCCGTCATCTTCCGCATGAACAATTTCAACAATTCCAATCGCCACTTCGGGTCGCGCATCGCCATCGGCACTGATGGCAATCTGTTCGTGACACTTGGGGAGCGAGGCGACATGGAAAGGGCGCAGGACCCGCAGGACCTCGCCGGTGGCGTGGTGCGGATTGCCCCGGACGGAAGCATTCCGCAGGACAATCCCAAGATCGAGGGTTGGCATCCGGCGTTCTGGAGCATCGGCCATCGCAACCCGCAGGGTGCCACAGTGCGGGAAGAGGATGGTGCGCTCTTTACTGTCGAGCATGGTGCGCGCGGTGGCGACGAGGTGAACAAGCCTGAAGCGGGCAAGAATTATGGCTGGCCAGTTATTACCTATGGCCGCGACTATTCGGGACTGGCGATCGGCGAGGGCACGACAAAAGAGGGGCTGGAGCAGCCGCTGCACTATTGGGATCCATCCATTTCGCCGTCGGGACTGGACTTCTATGATGGCGATCTCATTGCCGGATGGCAGGGCGATCTGCTCGCCGGCGGGCTCAGCGGCAATGTGCTGGTGCGCATCGACATGGAGGGGGATGCCGTGCAGCAAGTGGAGCCGCTGTTCGAAGGGCAGTTGGGGCGCATCCGCGACGTGCGAACAGGCGCTGACGGGGCAATCTACCTCCTCACGGATGAGGCCAATGGACGCCTGATCCGGG encodes:
- a CDS encoding aminotransferase class V-fold PLP-dependent enzyme; translated protein: MTTLPLDPARIRALFPAFSEPGLSGQAFFENAGGSYTARPVLDRLDTYYRANKLQPYGAYPASIAAGQAMDLAYARIAEALNVSTDWIHFGPSSSANTYVLGHAFSGWLKPGDAIVVTNQDHEANTGAWRRLAQHGVEVREWGVDPRTGQLSLDTLDALLDDKIRLVAMTQCSNIVGEINPVSEVAIRTRALGAVLAVDGVSYAPHGLPDLAALGADIYFFSAYKTYGPHQGVMAIRPDLAAQLPNQGHFFNDIKPRYRLTPAGPDHAQIAASAGIVDYLEAVADIAGTSVEGENPFRRAHAAMRAQEIALAAPLLEFLRSRNDIQLIGPDDPERRAPTIALRHSLPGLELAKRLATHGVMAGGGHFYAWRLLEALGIDPNHGVLRLSFVHYTTPEEIQQLIRALDAEL
- a CDS encoding CBS domain-containing protein; translation: MYVETILQAKGTTVFTLPETATLAEAVAMLNAHNIGALVITGSGDTVVGILSERDIVRQLGTDPAAALARSVRQIMTADLVTCTRDTPIDHIMDRMTRRRVRHMPVLDGTSLVGIVSIGDVVKIKIEEVEHEAEALRDYIAS
- a CDS encoding LacI family DNA-binding transcriptional regulator; this encodes MAEKELVRLRDVAREAGVSQGTASNVFNRPEVVREEVRERVLKAAGKLGYGGPSVAGRLLRAGRVNAVGVAAIEPLSYFFEDLWARHLLAEISEICDAQGAGVALVSAQSDERLDWNIGSAVVDGFILLCVEGGERLVEITRARRLPFVALAIGAADQTIPAIGVDNVGGARLAAEHLIGLGHRRLAILSTQLDDDLVGPASEAQMRAAKYSTSRDRAFGYWQAMEAAGIDIASVPIMVTQEDAGSTQESMAALFGSGERPSAILAMSDKIAMWAVDWLIRNGLSVPGDVSVVGFDGVPESAVATPKLTTVQQPMKDIARLAVEAALGGEQVEGRRILPAALVVRETTAPPRQ
- a CDS encoding pyridoxal phosphate-dependent aminotransferase, with protein sequence MGFLSDALARVAPSATVGITQKARMMAQEGKDIIALSAGEPDFDTPLHVRDAAKAAMDEGKTRYTNVDGIPELKEAVARKFKRDNGLDVTAADCFISSGGKQIIFNALMATLNPGDEVVVPVPYWVSYPEIVRLCGAEPVFAVADAASGFKLTPVALERAISPKTKWLILNTPSNPTGAAYTADELRGLADVLLRHPHVHILTDDIYEVLVYDGGTFATIAQVEPALQARTLTMNGVSKSHAMTGWRIGYCTGPRPLLAAMTKLQSQSTTNPSSISQWAAVAALDGPQEFLAEWRDVFQGRRDLVVAGLNAANGVECLTPQGAFYVFPSCKGLLGKTSAGGKLIANDEDFVMALLEEAGVALVHGTAFGLPGHFRLSYAAANAELEEAVRRIQAFCGGVK
- a CDS encoding 2'-5' RNA ligase family protein — encoded protein: MAIAVSLLFDPEVDGAVRRVWQALADSGICSAMDNLGYAPHVSLIVSDDDDLATSLSGAIDAMAGERGLDLSLGPARQFPDTSIVWLACDGGAALFDLQQRIADVVPVDRIRPHYRPGQWTPHVTVEMAGDAAEGLRLANQLWPEVRKARSVRLELAQFMPVRPLSGVDLAD
- a CDS encoding HAD family hydrolase; the encoded protein is MPRITTIAFDADDTLWQNERYFRLTEQRFAALLAPYTDAPDLVERLIESTKRNLRFYGFGMKGFALSMVETALEVTEHRVPGTVIAEILAAGRELLTYPIETLPYVDQALAGLERDYRLILITKGDIFDQERKLAASGLADYFAAIEIVADKTAATYERLFARHTEGAEHTVMVGNSLRSDILPALEAGAFGVYVPHDLTWSYEHAEEPPASPRYARIEHLGLLEATLAAFTHAP
- a CDS encoding LysR family transcriptional regulator, which translates into the protein MKMLDWDKLRIFHTAAESGSFTHAAEKLGMSQSAVSRQISALEDDLGLKLFIRHARGLVLTEVGEQLFRTAHRMHWELQQVETQMSESQDEPTGPLIVTTTVGIGSTWLSSRLDEFLQLYPLIQLEIRLNDAELDLAMREADVAIRLHRPNQSEMIQRKLFTVHNHFYASSSYIEDHGMPKAVDDLDEHRIISFGEPVPSYLGDINYLERLGRPDSSPRRAVLKVNAIYGMMQACRAGIGVAMLPAYVTEKEDGLVQVLPEIELPAYEAYFVYPPALKNSKRVGVFRDFLVSKAREWSF
- the trxB gene encoding thioredoxin-disulfide reductase encodes the protein MHAKVIIIGSGPAGYTAAIYAARAMLEPVMIQGLQPGGQLTITTDVENYPGFADVIQGPWLMEQMKAQAEHVGTKIVNDIITHVDFDRRPFVLTSDSGTSYTADSIIIATGAQAKWLGLPSEQKFQGFGVSACATCDGFFYRGKQVLVVGGGNTAVEEALFLTNFAEKVIVVHRRDEFRAERILQDRLFKNPKIEVRWNTEVVEVGGAPMPPSVNTVRLHNRVTGENYDQPIDGIFVAIGHAPATSIFAGKLDMKPGGYLQVKPGTTETNIPGVFAAGDVTDDVYRQAVTAAGMGCMAALDAERFLAEHELAEAAE
- the greA gene encoding transcription elongation factor GreA, encoding MDKIPMTVQGHKALGVEFEHRTATERRRIIEAIAEARAHGDLSENAEYHAAKEQQSLNEGRIKELETILALADIIDVSKLSGTTVKFGATVTYIDEDTEEEKTYQIVGDPEADASAGRISISSPLARAMIGKSVGDSFEVAAPGGSRSYEILKVRYI
- a CDS encoding PQQ-dependent sugar dehydrogenase is translated as MTISGFGTPVAILLAVVVSHGSAVAQTIDSSAGPLTANVVAEGLDHPWALGFLDDGRFLVTERSGQLRIVDDGVVGPPIEGVPEVVAVGQGGLLDLALAPDFATSGRIFLTFAEPAASAGLQRGTGTAVMAARLVLEGDGGRLEDQAVIFRMNNFNNSNRHFGSRIAIGTDGNLFVTLGERGDMERAQDPQDLAGGVVRIAPDGSIPQDNPKIEGWHPAFWSIGHRNPQGATVREEDGALFTVEHGARGGDEVNKPEAGKNYGWPVITYGRDYSGLAIGEGTTKEGLEQPLHYWDPSISPSGLDFYDGDLIAGWQGDLLAGGLSGNVLVRIDMEGDAVQQVEPLFEGQLGRIRDVRTGADGAIYLLTDEANGRLIRVAPEGL